From one Triticum aestivum cultivar Chinese Spring chromosome 4B, IWGSC CS RefSeq v2.1, whole genome shotgun sequence genomic stretch:
- the LOC123093758 gene encoding probable receptor-like protein kinase At5g24010, translating into MAVHVVPPLLLLLATALPYSALAVFSPDFSFFLACGAGADVTFPSDNPTRTFVRDDGYLSQGRPAAVSANASSGAASNPLYAAARADSSAFSYRLAYPATAGASSFLVLRLHFFPFVPASSSTSLSSARFTVSVLDAYALLPAFSPPADGVVKEFFVPRGGSKEFTIRFSPDAGSSAFVNAVELFPAPQQLLWNGSNSVVPVGVLGNDDLAQWQLDALETVYRLNVGGPKVTRENDTLWRTWLPDGAYLFGAPGQSVVNNTSSPIIYNPPNTREVAPDVVYRTQRAANVTDFLRATTPGLNFNVTWTFPAEAGSRYLVRLHFCDYEVVSSVVGVGIVFNVYVAQAIGSRDLAPNAQATQPNEPLYLDYAATAPRAGNLTVSIGTSSKSSGGGILNGLEIMKLQSVDLSSPGSHALTKRSIIIIVLATVLGAAVLACAVLCFFVVRRRKRRQVAPPASKEDKESTQLPWSPYTQEGISGWADESTNRSNEGTTARMQRVSTKLHISLPELKAATDNFHERNLIGVGGFGNVYKGALSDGTPVAVKRAMRASKQGLPEFQTEIVVLSGIRHRHLVSLIGYCNEQAEMILVYEYMEKGTLRSHLYGSDEPVLSWKQRLEICIGAARGLHYLHSGYSENIIHRDVKSTNILLGTDDGGSTGGGAIIAKVADFGLSRIGPSLGETHVSTAVKGSFGYLDPEYFKTQQLTDRSDVYSFGVVLFEVLCARPVIDQSLDRDQINIAEWAVRMHGEGKLDKIADARIAGEVNDNSLRKFAETAEKCLADYGADRPSMGDVLWNLEYCLQLQETHVNRDAFEDSGAVATQLPADVVVPRWVPSSTSLLMMDDADETGLSMTELADSQVFSQLNARGEGR; encoded by the coding sequence ATGGCCGTCCACGTCGtaccacccctcctcctcctcctcgccacggCCCTCCCGTACTCCGCCCTCGCCGTTTTCTCCCCGGATTTCTCCTTCTTCCTCGCGTGCGGCGCAGGCGCCGACGTCACCTTCCCGTCAGACAACCCCACGCGCACCTTCGTGCGGGACGACGGCTACCTCTCGCAAGGGCGTCCCGCCGCGGTGTCTGCAAACGCCAGCTCCGGCGCGGCCTCCAACCCTCTgtacgccgccgcgcgcgccgacAGCTCGGCCTTCTCCTACCGCCTCGCGTACCCCGCCACGGCGGGCGCGTCGTCGTTCCTCGTCCTGCGCCTCCACTTCTTCCCGTTCgtccccgcctcctcctccaccagcCTTTCCTCCGCGCGCTTCACCGTCTCGGTCCTCGACGCCTACGCCCTGCTGCCCGCCTTCTCGCCGCCGGCCGACGGCGTCGTCAAGGAGTTCTTCGTCCCGCGCGGCGGGTCGAAAGAATTCACCATCAGGTTCAGCCCGGACGCCGGCTCCTCCGCTTTCGTCAATGCAGTCGAGCTGTTCCCAGCCCCGCAGCAGCTGCTGTGGAACGGCTCCAACTCGGTGGTGCCGGTGGGCGTCCTGGGGAACGACGACTTGGCCCAGTGGCAGCtggacgcgctggagacggtgtACCGCCTCAACGTCGGCGGGCCCAAGGTGACCAGGGAGAACGACACGCTCTGGCGGACGTGGCTCCCCGACGGCGCCTACCTCTTCGGCGCCCCCGGGCAGTCGGTGGTGAACAACACCTCCAGCCCGATCATCTACAACCCGCCGAACACAAGGGAGGTGGCACCGGACGTGGTGTACAGGACGCAGCGCGCGGCGAACGTGACGGACTTCCTGCGGGCGACAACGCCGGGCCTGAACTTCAACGTCACGTGGACGTTCCCGGCGGAGGCAGGGTCCCGCTACCTCGTCCGCCTCCACTTCTGCGACTATGAGGTGGTCAGCTCCGTCGTCGGTGTTGGCATCGTCTTCAACGTCTATGTCGCGCAAGCCATTGGCAGCAGAGACCTCGCGCCGAATGCTCAGGCGACTCAGCCGAACGAGCCCTTATATCTTGACTACGCGGCCACGGCGCCGAGAGCTGGGAACCTCACCGTCAGCATTGGCACGTCGTCGAAAAGCAGCGGGGGCGGCATACTGAACGGGCTGGAGATCATGAAGCTGCAATCCGTCGACCTGAGCTCGCCGGGGTCGCATGCCCTGACGAAgagaagcatcatcatcatcgtgctCGCGACGGTGCTCGGCGCCGCCGTCCTTGCGTGCGCGGTGCTCTGCTTTTTCGTCGTGCGGCGGAGGAAGCGCAGACAGGTGGCGCCGCCGGCGTCGAAGGAGGATAAGGAGAGCACGCAGCTGCCGTGGTCACCGTACACGCAGGAAGGCATCTCCGGGTGGGCCGACGAGTCGACGAACCGGTCCAACGAGGGCACGACCGCCAGGATGCAGAGGGTGAGCACCAAGCTGCACATCTCGCTGCCGGAGCTCAAGGCCGCCACGGACAACTTCCACGAGCGCAACCTCATCGGCGTCGGCGGGTTCGGCAACGTGTACAAGGGCGCGCTCTCCGACGGCACGCCCGTGGCGGTGAAGCGCGCCATGCGCGCCTCCAAGCAGGGCCTGCCGGAGTTTCAGACCGAGATCGTGGTGCTGTCCGGCATCCGGCACCGGCACCTGGTGTCGCTCATCGGCTACTGCAACGAGCAGGCGGAGATGATCCTGGTGTACGAGTACATGGAGAAGGGCACGCTGCGGAGCCACCTGTACGGCTCCGACGAGCCGGTGCTGTCGTGGAAGCAGCGGCTCGAGATCTGCATCGGCGCCGCCAGGGGCCTGCACTACCTGCACAGCGGCTACTCGGAGAACATCATCCACCGCGACGTCAAGTCCACCAACATCCTCCTCGGGACCGACGACGGCGGCAGCACCGGCGGCGGCGCGATCATCGCCAAGGTGGCCGACTTCGGGCTGTCGCGCATCGGGCCATCGCTGGGGGAGACGCACGTCAGCACGGCGGTGAAGGGCAGCTTCGGGTACCTGGACCCTGAGTACTTCAAGACGCAGCAGCTCACGGACCGCTCCGACGTCTACTCCTTCGGCGTGGTGCTCTTCGAGGTGCTCTGCGCGCGCCCGGTCATCGACCAGAGCCTCGACCGCGACCAGATCAACATCGCTGAGTGGGCCGTGAGGATGCACGGGGAGGGGAAGCTCGACAAGATCGCCGACGCCAGGATCGCGGGTGAGGTGAACGACAACTCGCTGCGCAAGTTCGCCGAGACGGCGGAGAAGTGCCTCGCGGACTACGGCGCCGACCGCCCCTCCATGGGCGACGTGCTGTGGAACCTCGAGTACTGCCTCCAGCTGCAGGAGACACACGTCAACAGGGACGCCTTCGAGGACAGCGGCGCCGTCGCCACGCAGCTCCCCGCCGACGTCGTCGTGCCGCGCTGGGTGCCGTCGTCGACGAGTCTGCTCATGATGGACGACGCGGACGAGACGGGACTGAGCATGACCGAGCTCGCCGACAGCCAGGTCTTCTCCCAGCTCAACGCTCGCGGCGAGGGACGATGA